Proteins encoded by one window of Halomonas chromatireducens:
- a CDS encoding VOC family protein — MEIKCIAGFASITKDPAASASLYQDALGLPLEKMDDYRFMDKFPGANHFGVWPLSMAAQSCFGQEEWPGHVPEPTATIEFELADAAAVEAAVQEMKERGQEFVHETRTEPWGQTVARFISPEGVLVGLSYAPWLHE, encoded by the coding sequence ATGGAAATCAAGTGTATTGCGGGTTTTGCGTCAATTACGAAAGATCCCGCGGCAAGTGCGTCCCTGTATCAGGATGCACTAGGTCTGCCGCTGGAGAAGATGGACGATTATCGTTTTATGGATAAATTCCCCGGAGCGAATCATTTCGGGGTATGGCCCCTCTCTATGGCAGCCCAGTCTTGTTTTGGCCAAGAGGAATGGCCAGGCCATGTTCCTGAGCCGACAGCTACAATTGAATTTGAGTTGGCGGACGCGGCTGCTGTGGAGGCGGCAGTACAAGAAATGAAGGAAAGGGGTCAGGAGTTCGTTCATGAAACCCGGACTGAACCCTGGGGGCAGACAGTCGCAAGGTTTATTAGCCCCGAAGGAGTGTTGGTTGGTCTGAGTTATGCGCCATGGCTTCATGAATAA
- a CDS encoding GNAT family N-acetyltransferase, with protein sequence MVQVCETERLILRQLSLSDVPALTEILSDPEVMKHSVNGVCDEAATRKFVEWCLSCYESHGVGPWALIDKESSDLIGFCSAGPEMVGDVEEINLGYRLARRYWNKGLASEAARAVLNYVFGEKLLKSVVVIIEPEHLASLKVAEKAGFSSFDVLEFHGRPVRLYRLTSEQWETLHNNAMRATSA encoded by the coding sequence ATGGTGCAGGTCTGTGAAACGGAGAGGTTGATTTTACGTCAGTTATCCCTCAGCGATGTTCCCGCATTGACTGAAATTCTCAGCGATCCTGAGGTGATGAAGCACTCGGTTAATGGCGTTTGTGATGAGGCCGCTACCCGAAAATTCGTTGAGTGGTGTTTATCCTGTTACGAGTCACATGGTGTGGGGCCGTGGGCACTAATCGATAAAGAATCTTCTGATCTCATAGGCTTTTGCAGTGCTGGACCAGAAATGGTTGGTGATGTCGAGGAAATCAACCTCGGCTACCGGCTTGCCAGGCGCTATTGGAACAAAGGGCTGGCATCTGAGGCGGCTAGAGCAGTTCTGAATTATGTTTTTGGAGAGAAACTGCTCAAATCAGTGGTAGTAATCATAGAGCCCGAGCATCTGGCATCGCTAAAGGTCGCTGAGAAGGCAGGATTTTCCAGCTTTGATGTACTGGAATTTCATGGTCGGCCGGTGAGACTATACCGGCTAACGTCTGAGCAATGGGAAACATTGCATAATAATGCCATGCGCGCGACAAGCGCGTAA
- the nirD gene encoding nitrite reductase small subunit NirD, whose translation MSSAIAAKTMTQTWQTLCTRADLVPYSGIAAWVETPEGPAQAAIFYLPGYEQELYAIDHHDPFSHANVIARGIVGDIKGQLVVASPIYKQHFRLEDGQCLEDDSVALRTWKVSFKGDEVWIEA comes from the coding sequence ATGAGTTCAGCAATTGCGGCCAAGACCATGACCCAGACCTGGCAAACCCTCTGCACCCGCGCCGACCTGGTGCCCTACTCCGGTATTGCCGCCTGGGTGGAAACCCCGGAAGGCCCGGCACAAGCCGCCATATTCTATTTGCCGGGGTACGAGCAGGAGCTATACGCCATCGACCACCACGACCCCTTCTCCCACGCCAACGTCATCGCCCGCGGCATCGTCGGCGATATCAAGGGCCAGCTCGTCGTCGCCTCGCCGATCTACAAGCAGCACTTCCGCCTGGAAGACGGCCAGTGCCTGGAAGACGACAGCGTAGCGCTGCGCACCTGGAAGGTAAGCTTCAAGGGCGATGAGGTGTGGATCGAGGCCTGA
- a CDS encoding VOC family protein, translating into MKHMTKNTICLWYDDAAEEAAQFYAETFPDSSIDAVHRAPGDYPAGKEGSVLTVEFTVLGVACLGLNGGPMFKHSEAFSFQVATEDQEETDRYWNAIVGNGGEESQCGWCKDKWGISWQITPIALTKAFTSPDRAAAKRAFDAMMTMRKIDIAKIEAAFRG; encoded by the coding sequence ATGAAGCACATGACAAAGAACACGATCTGCCTTTGGTACGATGACGCCGCTGAGGAAGCCGCGCAATTTTATGCCGAGACATTCCCTGATTCCTCGATCGACGCGGTGCACCGAGCGCCTGGGGATTACCCAGCGGGGAAGGAAGGGAGCGTCTTGACGGTGGAGTTCACCGTGCTGGGCGTTGCGTGCCTGGGGCTGAACGGTGGGCCTATGTTCAAGCACAGCGAGGCGTTCTCGTTTCAGGTGGCGACCGAAGACCAGGAGGAGACGGATCGCTACTGGAACGCCATCGTCGGCAATGGCGGGGAGGAGAGCCAATGCGGGTGGTGCAAGGACAAGTGGGGCATCTCCTGGCAGATTACGCCGATCGCGCTGACGAAAGCCTTCACCAGCCCCGACCGCGCCGCCGCCAAGCGAGCGTTCGATGCCATGATGACGATGAGGAAAATCGACATCGCCAAGATCGAGGCCGCCTTTCGCGGCTGA
- a CDS encoding dihydrofolate reductase family protein, which translates to MGLLTFSLNVTLDGCVDHEEGIADDETHAFFTRLMDESGAMLWGRVTYEMMEGYWPAVARGDEEAPPAMREWAVKLEAKPKYVVSSTRTDFPWTNSHHIAGDLCTNVQKLKDATPAGVLLGSGKLATELDRLDLIDAYKFLVHPRIAGHGPTLYESGLPGTRRLELISAKPLRSGAVAMHYRRESG; encoded by the coding sequence ATGGGACTTCTAACCTTCAGTCTCAACGTCACCCTGGACGGCTGCGTCGACCACGAGGAAGGCATCGCCGACGACGAGACACACGCCTTCTTCACCCGCCTCATGGACGAGAGTGGGGCGATGCTGTGGGGCCGCGTCACCTACGAGATGATGGAGGGCTACTGGCCGGCGGTCGCTCGCGGCGATGAGGAGGCGCCGCCAGCGATGCGCGAGTGGGCGGTCAAGCTGGAGGCCAAGCCGAAGTACGTGGTGTCGTCGACGCGAACGGACTTCCCGTGGACCAACAGCCACCACATCGCCGGTGACCTGTGCACGAACGTGCAGAAGCTCAAGGACGCAACCCCTGCCGGCGTGCTCCTCGGTAGCGGCAAGCTCGCGACCGAGCTGGACCGGCTGGATCTGATCGACGCGTACAAGTTCCTCGTCCACCCCAGGATCGCCGGCCACGGCCCGACCCTGTACGAGAGCGGGCTGCCCGGCACGCGACGGCTCGAGTTGATCTCGGCGAAGCCGCTCCGGAGCGGCGCGGTCGCCATGCACTACCGGCGCGAGAGCGGCTAA
- the rho gene encoding transcription termination factor Rho, which produces MARKILALKVKKQIDAKPADEVADQFPEDSEKRFLNGVAIHPSPRIYLELGSNQRSVRAMDLITPIGMGQRGLIVAPPGSGKTTMLKHICQAVAEAYPDIKLYALLIDERPEEVTDFKRSVAAEVHASSSDESYTQHVSVADKLLETARKQAGDGHNVMIVIDSLTRLSRVHNAEQRSNGRTMSGGLDTRALEIPRKLFGAARKIENGGSLTILATVLVDTGSRMDQVIFEEFKGTGNMEIVLSREVANQRIFPAIDIAKSSTRREEILIDARDIEKVRALRRALTSLKPAEGAQKLLELLEKYPTNAELLDIFHQPNG; this is translated from the coding sequence ATGGCGAGAAAAATACTAGCTTTGAAAGTGAAAAAGCAGATAGATGCCAAGCCCGCCGACGAAGTTGCAGATCAATTCCCTGAAGATTCCGAAAAACGTTTTTTAAATGGAGTCGCTATTCATCCTTCCCCACGCATTTATTTAGAGCTAGGTTCTAATCAGCGTAGTGTGCGAGCGATGGATTTAATTACACCAATTGGGATGGGGCAACGAGGGTTGATTGTTGCGCCGCCAGGCTCTGGCAAAACGACGATGTTAAAACATATCTGTCAGGCCGTGGCAGAAGCTTATCCTGACATAAAGCTGTATGCCTTGCTTATTGATGAGCGCCCTGAAGAAGTGACAGATTTTAAGCGCAGTGTTGCGGCAGAAGTACATGCATCGTCTTCAGATGAAAGCTACACACAACATGTAAGTGTGGCGGATAAGCTTCTTGAGACAGCTCGTAAGCAAGCAGGCGACGGTCATAATGTGATGATTGTGATTGATTCTCTTACGAGACTCTCGCGGGTTCATAATGCCGAGCAGCGAAGCAATGGTCGCACTATGTCGGGTGGGCTGGATACCCGAGCGTTGGAAATACCACGCAAACTGTTTGGCGCCGCGAGAAAGATTGAAAATGGCGGATCGCTCACCATTCTGGCCACCGTGCTGGTGGATACGGGAAGCCGTATGGATCAGGTGATTTTCGAGGAGTTCAAAGGCACGGGCAATATGGAAATCGTGTTATCACGGGAAGTGGCAAATCAACGGATTTTTCCTGCGATAGATATTGCCAAAAGCAGCACCCGTCGAGAAGAGATTTTGATTGATGCAAGAGATATTGAAAAAGTAAGGGCGTTGCGTAGAGCTTTGACAAGTCTTAAGCCAGCAGAAGGTGCGCAGAAGTTACTTGAATTATTGGAAAAATATCCAACGAATGCCGAGCTATTAGATATTTTTCACCAGCCTAATGGTTAG